The following are from one region of the Sandaracinus amylolyticus genome:
- a CDS encoding YlxR family protein translates to MLMVDEQQRRGRGTDEAEVDGDDAGEASSRAVSERLCAGCRRTVPREELLRFAIGPEAPYLAPDPQRKLGGRGVSVHPSRKCIELAAKKGGFARALKKGVSIDANALCESAAVLYVMRAESLLIAAARRKKLAIGTDAVRDALRRPERSGGTAEFAGSRTDRREECEVELLVVAADAEGRREELRAAAEKLGRRCTVLGTKGSLGRLFGRDEVGVLGILDRGIADEVVRCAARAAELESPERIGDRGRGGASVRVSEGEGE, encoded by the coding sequence ATGCTGATGGTCGACGAGCAGCAGCGCCGCGGGCGCGGCACGGACGAGGCGGAGGTCGACGGCGACGACGCCGGCGAGGCCTCGTCGCGCGCCGTGTCGGAGCGCCTGTGCGCGGGCTGCCGTCGGACCGTGCCGCGCGAGGAGCTCCTGCGCTTCGCGATCGGCCCGGAGGCGCCGTACCTCGCGCCCGATCCCCAGCGCAAGCTGGGCGGGCGCGGTGTGTCGGTGCATCCCTCGCGCAAGTGCATCGAGCTCGCGGCGAAGAAGGGCGGTTTCGCGCGGGCGCTGAAGAAGGGCGTCTCGATCGATGCGAACGCCCTGTGCGAGAGCGCTGCGGTGCTCTATGTGATGCGCGCCGAGAGCTTGCTCATCGCCGCTGCGCGGCGGAAGAAGCTGGCCATCGGGACCGACGCCGTCCGCGACGCGCTCCGGAGGCCGGAGCGGAGCGGCGGGACCGCGGAGTTTGCTGGTTCGCGGACTGACCGCCGCGAAGAGTGCGAGGTCGAGTTGCTGGTGGTCGCGGCGGATGCCGAGGGCCGGCGCGAGGAGCTGCGGGCAGCAGCCGAGAAGCTCGGGAGACGCTGTACGGTGTTGGGAACCAAGGGCTCGCTCGGTCGCCTCTTCGGCCGGGATGAAGTGGGTGTGCTCGGGATCCTCGACCGCGGGATCGCGGACGAGGTGGTGCGCTGTGCCGCGCGCGCGGCCGAGCTGGAGTCACCGGAAAGAATTGGCGATCGGGGCCGTGGCGGGGCCTCCGTTCGCGTGTCGGAGGGCGAGGGCGAATGA
- the nusA gene encoding transcription termination factor NusA, which yields MQSGGFSLQQLIDQVSKEKGIDPRVLTETMEQAILTAAKRTFGMNRELEARYNPDTGNVDLFQYMTVVDDVGDEERQLSVEDARRHGLEAEIGEELGFQVFYLPEDTDKARQQDKEFGDLLKMQQHRRGFGRIAAQTAKQVIIQRMREAERELVFNEFKDRRGELITGIVRRFERGSNIIVDLGRTEAILPAREQTPRESYRPGDRIVALLKDIDREARGPQIILSRTDVGLLVKLFEMEVPEIYEGIVKIVAAAREPGARSKIAVTSRDSDVDPVGACVGMKGSRVQAVVQELRGEKIDIVPWDRDPARFVCNAIAPAEVSRVIIDEGATQMELVVPDAKLSLAIGRRGQNVRLASQLTGWKLDIISDTRFRQIEDQAMTALSMIGSVDENVAKALYRAGFRSIDEILEASDQEIASIEGVGSERRAAQIKADALAASEGYRKRLVDEAIDRAEPLSEREMLLLVGGISERVADALERGGYKSAADVQRETDVDRLAIKTGLGNQRAREIKDAVARFVEEDLERIRRAQRERAAARLLGPAEGEGGEQEGSLEG from the coding sequence ATGCAGAGCGGAGGGTTCTCGCTGCAGCAGCTGATCGATCAGGTGAGCAAGGAGAAGGGCATCGACCCTCGCGTGCTCACCGAGACGATGGAGCAGGCGATTCTCACGGCCGCGAAGCGGACGTTCGGGATGAACCGCGAGCTCGAGGCTCGCTACAACCCCGACACCGGCAACGTCGACCTCTTCCAGTACATGACCGTCGTGGACGACGTCGGAGACGAGGAGCGCCAGCTCTCGGTCGAAGACGCGCGCCGCCACGGTCTCGAGGCCGAGATCGGCGAGGAGCTCGGCTTCCAGGTGTTCTACCTGCCCGAGGACACCGACAAGGCGCGCCAGCAGGACAAGGAGTTCGGCGATCTGCTCAAGATGCAGCAGCACCGCCGGGGCTTCGGCCGCATCGCGGCGCAGACCGCGAAGCAGGTGATCATCCAGCGCATGCGCGAGGCGGAGCGCGAGCTCGTGTTCAACGAGTTCAAGGATCGCCGCGGCGAGCTGATCACCGGCATCGTGCGCCGCTTCGAGCGTGGCTCGAACATCATCGTCGACCTCGGGCGCACCGAGGCGATCCTGCCCGCGCGCGAGCAGACGCCGCGCGAGAGCTACCGCCCCGGCGACCGCATCGTCGCGCTGCTCAAGGACATCGATCGCGAGGCGCGTGGCCCGCAGATCATCCTCTCGCGTACCGACGTCGGGCTGCTCGTGAAGCTCTTCGAGATGGAAGTGCCCGAGATCTACGAGGGCATCGTGAAGATCGTCGCCGCCGCGCGTGAGCCCGGCGCGCGCTCGAAGATCGCGGTCACGTCGCGCGACTCGGACGTCGATCCGGTGGGCGCCTGCGTCGGCATGAAGGGCTCGCGCGTGCAGGCCGTCGTGCAGGAGCTCCGCGGCGAGAAGATCGACATCGTGCCGTGGGATCGCGATCCCGCGCGCTTCGTGTGCAACGCGATCGCGCCGGCCGAGGTGTCGCGCGTCATCATCGACGAGGGCGCCACGCAGATGGAGCTCGTCGTGCCGGACGCGAAGCTCTCGCTCGCGATCGGTCGTCGTGGTCAGAACGTGCGCCTCGCGTCGCAGCTGACGGGCTGGAAGCTCGACATCATCAGCGACACGCGCTTCCGCCAGATCGAGGATCAGGCGATGACCGCGCTCTCGATGATCGGGAGCGTCGACGAGAACGTCGCGAAGGCGCTCTACCGTGCGGGCTTCCGCAGCATCGACGAGATCCTCGAGGCCTCGGACCAGGAGATCGCGTCGATCGAGGGCGTCGGCTCGGAGCGTCGCGCCGCGCAGATCAAGGCGGACGCGCTCGCGGCGAGCGAGGGCTACCGCAAGCGCCTCGTCGACGAGGCGATCGATCGCGCGGAGCCGCTCAGCGAGCGCGAGATGCTGCTGCTCGTCGGCGGCATCAGCGAGCGCGTCGCGGACGCGCTGGAGCGCGGGGGCTACAAGAGCGCTGCGGACGTGCAGCGCGAGACCGACGTCGATCGGCTTGCGATCAAGACCGGTCTCGGCAACCAGAGGGCGCGCGAGATCAAGGACGCGGTCGCACGGTTCGTCGAGGAGGACCTCGAGCGCATCCGCCGCGCGCAGCGCGAGCGGGCAGCGGCGAGGCTGCTCGGGCCGGCCGAGGGCGAGGGCGGAGAGCAGGAAGGCAGCCTGGAGGGCTGA
- the rimP gene encoding ribosome maturation factor RimP, producing MNARNDSPLDKPAIEAIAEPVCRAHGVELVDVVWTMDRGGPVLRVLIDRERPDMTPGEPGSGVSIDDCQGVSRDLSTALDVHEKVVPSGRYRLEVSSPGLDRPLVKRRDFERFAGLEVKVQTRVPVPGTEDRKKVQGVLRGLDGDVVRIEEGSTAFEIPFGDIVKAHVVYRFTRAAR from the coding sequence GTGAACGCCCGCAACGACAGCCCCCTGGACAAGCCTGCGATCGAAGCGATCGCGGAGCCGGTCTGTCGTGCGCACGGCGTCGAGCTCGTCGACGTGGTGTGGACGATGGATCGCGGCGGACCGGTGCTGCGGGTGCTGATCGATCGCGAGCGCCCCGACATGACGCCCGGCGAGCCCGGGAGCGGCGTGTCGATCGACGACTGCCAGGGCGTGAGCCGGGATCTCTCGACCGCGCTCGACGTGCACGAGAAGGTCGTTCCGAGCGGGCGGTATCGCCTCGAGGTGAGCTCGCCCGGGCTCGATCGTCCGCTGGTGAAGCGTCGCGACTTCGAGCGCTTCGCCGGGCTCGAAGTGAAGGTGCAGACGCGCGTGCCGGTGCCCGGCACCGAGGATCGCAAGAAGGTCCAGGGCGTGCTGCGGGGGCTCGACGGAGACGTGGTTCGGATCGAGGAAGGATCGACGGCCTTCGAGATCCCCTTCGGCGACATCGTGAAGGCCCACGTGGTCTACAGGTTCACGCGCGCTGCTCGCTGA
- the rpoZ gene encoding DNA-directed RNA polymerase subunit omega translates to MARVTVEDCLQNEDNRFALVLLASQRARQIMKGAPALVQSKNRPAVTALREIASTRVHWNRRVHEVVEEFITERKAAENSRG, encoded by the coding sequence ATGGCCCGCGTCACCGTCGAAGACTGCCTGCAGAACGAGGACAACCGCTTCGCGCTCGTCCTCCTCGCCTCCCAGCGCGCCCGCCAGATCATGAAGGGCGCGCCCGCGCTGGTGCAGAGCAAGAACCGCCCGGCCGTCACCGCGCTGCGCGAGATCGCGTCGACGCGCGTGCACTGGAACCGCCGCGTGCACGAGGTCGTCGAGGAGTTCATCACCGAGCGCAAGGCCGCCGAGAACTCGCGCGGATGA
- the groES gene encoding co-chaperone GroES — protein MAIRPLHDRVLIQRVKEEEKTKGGIIIPDTAKEKPVEGKVIAVGSGKILEDGSVRKLEVKPGDRVLFGKYSGQEIKVDGQEMVILREDDIVGVVE, from the coding sequence ATGGCGATTCGTCCCCTGCACGACCGCGTGCTCATCCAGCGCGTGAAGGAAGAGGAGAAGACCAAGGGCGGGATCATCATCCCCGACACGGCGAAGGAAAAGCCGGTCGAGGGCAAGGTGATCGCCGTCGGCAGCGGCAAGATCCTCGAGGACGGCTCGGTCCGGAAGCTCGAGGTCAAGCCGGGCGACCGCGTCCTCTTCGGCAAGTACAGCGGCCAGGAGATCAAGGTCGACGGCCAGGAGATGGTGATCCTCCGCGAGGACGACATCGTCGGCGTCGTGGAGTGA
- the groL gene encoding chaperonin GroEL (60 kDa chaperone family; promotes refolding of misfolded polypeptides especially under stressful conditions; forms two stacked rings of heptamers to form a barrel-shaped 14mer; ends can be capped by GroES; misfolded proteins enter the barrel where they are refolded when GroES binds): protein MAAKEILYDTTARDRILAGVNTLANAVKVTLGPKGRNVVIEKSFGAPTVTKDGVTVAKEIELADKFENMGAQMVREVASKTSDVAGDGTTTATVLAQAVYREGSKMVAAGHNPMELKRGIDAAVAAITEELKKLSKPTKDPKEIAQVGTISANGDETIGKILAEAMEKVGKEGVITVEEAKGLETTLDVVEGMQFDRGYLSPYFVTDPERMEAILEDAYILISEKKISNMKDLLPVLEAIARQQKPLLILSEDVEGEALATLVVNKLRGTLHVAAVKAPGFGDRRKEMLKDIAILTGGEVVSEELGIKLENVTLNDLGRAKRVRIDKENTTIVDGVGAKDAIKGRIETIKKQIEDTTSDYDREKLQERLAKLVGGVAVIKVGAATEVEMKEKKARVEDALHATRAAVEEGIVPGGGVALLRAQSALDGLKLTDEQAVGVRIVRRAIEEPLRQISANAGVEGSIVVDKVKNGKAGFGYNAARDSYEDLISAGVIDPTKVVRTALQNASSVASLMLTTEALIAELPKEEKAAAGGGHAHGPGGMDF from the coding sequence ATGGCAGCCAAGGAAATTCTCTACGATACGACCGCGCGCGACCGCATTCTCGCCGGCGTCAACACGCTCGCGAACGCGGTGAAGGTCACGCTGGGCCCCAAGGGCCGCAACGTCGTCATCGAGAAGAGCTTCGGCGCTCCGACGGTCACGAAGGACGGCGTGACGGTCGCGAAGGAGATCGAGCTCGCGGACAAGTTCGAGAACATGGGCGCGCAGATGGTGCGCGAGGTCGCCAGCAAGACGTCGGACGTCGCGGGTGACGGCACCACGACGGCGACCGTGCTCGCGCAGGCGGTCTACCGCGAGGGCTCGAAGATGGTGGCCGCGGGCCACAACCCGATGGAGCTGAAGCGCGGCATCGACGCGGCCGTCGCGGCGATCACCGAGGAGCTCAAGAAGCTCTCGAAGCCGACGAAGGACCCGAAGGAGATCGCGCAGGTCGGCACGATCTCGGCGAACGGCGACGAGACGATCGGCAAGATCCTCGCCGAGGCGATGGAGAAGGTCGGCAAGGAAGGCGTCATCACGGTCGAGGAGGCGAAGGGCCTCGAGACCACGCTCGACGTCGTCGAGGGCATGCAGTTCGACCGCGGCTACCTGTCGCCCTACTTCGTGACGGATCCGGAGCGCATGGAGGCGATCCTCGAGGACGCCTACATCCTGATCTCCGAGAAGAAGATCTCGAACATGAAGGACCTCCTCCCGGTCCTCGAGGCGATTGCGCGTCAGCAGAAGCCGCTCCTCATCCTCTCGGAGGACGTCGAGGGCGAGGCGCTCGCGACGCTCGTCGTGAACAAGCTCCGCGGCACGCTGCACGTCGCGGCGGTGAAGGCGCCGGGCTTCGGCGATCGCCGCAAGGAGATGCTGAAGGACATCGCCATCCTGACGGGTGGTGAGGTCGTCAGCGAGGAGCTCGGGATCAAGCTCGAGAACGTGACCCTGAACGATCTCGGCCGCGCGAAGCGCGTCCGGATCGACAAGGAGAACACGACGATCGTCGACGGCGTGGGCGCGAAGGACGCGATCAAGGGCCGCATCGAGACGATCAAGAAGCAGATCGAGGACACGACGAGCGACTACGATCGCGAGAAGCTCCAGGAGCGCCTCGCGAAGCTCGTCGGCGGCGTCGCGGTCATCAAGGTCGGCGCGGCGACCGAGGTCGAGATGAAGGAGAAGAAGGCGCGCGTCGAGGACGCGCTCCACGCGACCCGCGCGGCCGTCGAGGAGGGCATCGTCCCCGGCGGTGGCGTGGCGCTCCTTCGCGCGCAGTCGGCGCTCGACGGCCTCAAGCTCACCGACGAGCAGGCGGTCGGCGTGCGCATCGTGCGCCGCGCGATCGAGGAGCCCCTTCGCCAGATCTCGGCGAACGCGGGCGTCGAGGGCTCGATCGTCGTCGACAAGGTGAAGAACGGCAAGGCGGGCTTCGGCTACAACGCCGCGCGCGACTCGTACGAGGACCTGATCTCGGCCGGCGTCATCGACCCGACGAAGGTCGTCCGCACCGCGCTGCAGAACGCGTCGTCGGTCGCGAGCCTCATGCTCACGACCGAGGCGCTCATCGCCGAGCTCCCGAAGGAGGAGAAGGCGGCGGCGGGCGGCGGTCACGCGCACGGCCCCGGCGGCATGGACTTCTGA
- a CDS encoding DUF4175 family protein has protein sequence MPPSQAATAASRYLARLRARATLLLAARAVVAALGAATAVLAIGAWIAGPLAASAIVILVWSSAIVGAAVAAGLAIAPARALAGSGAARLVASMRPELVSPLRTAFELSAAPIAAGASSQLVAAHAQRLGAEIARVPAERVVPTGKWLRHPTVIGGALALGIAAGLVFGIDRAAAGAWALVHPGEQDAEGVRVAAALEAVQARLVFPGYLGRGATVIADPSRLELPLGTSVELSGRARFDATAATLDAAGTEVAMERDGERWVARFLVRTDGPLGIRLRADDGRWVRDATVRSIHVLPDETPRVSMLSPAEDAIVEGTETLTVLFEAHDDVGVVAVDLVVKGADGREQRRRIATPEALRTELTGDDQLALADLGASPGDRVEVWIEASDGDDVSGPHIGRSETRTLTLASEATRRDESLDALQELVDLAVATLADRLEMPVTDQEPQARARFDALRAVTERLLFSLDGFASRARSGETRRTDAALYGEASTRIRRLLFEEMRAHVPNVAALAQRQRIDARSVTELEEDVLLLADLLTRARIEDAAAIARELESLRREIASLLRELQRADTPEARAALLAAIARAQQRLEDLRARMSRLGTAVPQEFANAQEAEARETQQALEQLRESVERGDLDAASQALTRLEQEIDALARALGASEESFAEERFGPRDQALADALDRLHGLEGEQRELARRTTDVRGSAARRALEAAGARGEEAARRLAGRAREVREALSPIDRERLTSLERDSFDAIQQRIRDAEDALSTGDLGEASRMVASAEEQLGDLSRDLALDAMMFPGHEGQTARAAQAAQQAERRLSELRASLDEALPDLGDHLGDGERGQLSGDAPRQRTARGAAGDLAEAFEAGPDGQPLSPDAAEQLGEIARLMEEGARGLDRGDPATASRAQEEAARRLTELREQIEQDMQRSSGGGGGGDDGSAAPDFRRRVQIHDPNQFEGPMDLRRRLLDAMHESPPQGYEESVQRYYEGLLR, from the coding sequence GTGCCTCCGTCCCAGGCCGCGACGGCGGCCTCTCGCTACCTCGCCCGCCTCCGCGCGCGCGCCACGCTCCTTCTCGCTGCGCGCGCCGTCGTCGCAGCGCTGGGGGCGGCGACCGCGGTGCTCGCGATCGGGGCGTGGATCGCGGGGCCCCTCGCCGCGTCCGCGATCGTGATCCTGGTGTGGTCGAGCGCGATCGTCGGCGCGGCGGTCGCTGCGGGGCTCGCGATCGCACCGGCGCGCGCCCTCGCGGGGAGCGGCGCGGCGCGGCTCGTCGCCTCGATGCGGCCCGAGCTGGTCTCGCCGCTGCGCACCGCGTTCGAGCTGAGCGCGGCGCCGATCGCCGCCGGCGCGTCGAGCCAGCTCGTGGCGGCCCACGCCCAGCGGCTCGGCGCCGAGATCGCGCGGGTCCCCGCGGAGCGCGTGGTGCCCACCGGGAAGTGGCTGCGACATCCGACGGTGATCGGCGGCGCGCTCGCGCTCGGGATCGCGGCGGGCCTCGTCTTCGGCATCGATCGCGCGGCGGCGGGCGCGTGGGCGCTGGTCCATCCCGGCGAGCAGGACGCCGAAGGAGTCCGCGTCGCGGCCGCGCTCGAGGCGGTGCAGGCGCGCCTCGTCTTCCCGGGGTACCTCGGGCGTGGCGCGACGGTGATCGCCGATCCTTCGCGCCTCGAGCTCCCGCTCGGCACCAGCGTCGAGCTCTCGGGTCGTGCCCGATTCGACGCCACCGCCGCGACGCTCGACGCGGCGGGCACCGAGGTCGCGATGGAGCGCGACGGCGAGCGCTGGGTCGCGCGCTTCCTGGTGCGCACCGATGGCCCGCTCGGCATTCGTCTCCGCGCCGACGACGGTCGCTGGGTGCGCGACGCGACGGTGCGCTCGATCCACGTGCTCCCCGACGAGACGCCGCGCGTCTCGATGCTCTCGCCCGCCGAGGACGCGATCGTCGAGGGCACCGAGACCCTCACCGTGCTCTTCGAGGCGCACGACGACGTCGGCGTGGTCGCCGTCGATCTCGTGGTGAAGGGCGCGGACGGTCGCGAGCAGCGCCGCCGCATCGCGACGCCCGAGGCGCTGCGCACCGAGCTCACCGGCGACGATCAGCTCGCGCTCGCCGATCTCGGCGCGTCGCCGGGGGATCGCGTCGAGGTGTGGATCGAGGCGAGCGACGGCGACGACGTCAGCGGCCCCCACATCGGGCGCTCCGAGACCCGCACCCTCACCCTCGCCTCCGAGGCGACCCGGCGCGACGAGTCCCTCGACGCGCTCCAGGAGCTCGTCGATCTCGCGGTCGCCACCCTCGCCGATCGCCTCGAGATGCCGGTGACCGACCAGGAGCCGCAGGCGCGCGCTCGCTTCGACGCGCTGCGCGCCGTCACCGAGCGCCTGCTCTTCTCGCTCGACGGATTCGCTTCGCGCGCCCGCTCCGGCGAGACCCGCCGCACCGACGCCGCGCTCTATGGCGAGGCGAGCACGCGCATCCGCCGCCTGCTCTTCGAGGAGATGCGGGCGCACGTGCCGAACGTCGCCGCGCTCGCGCAGCGGCAGCGCATCGACGCGCGCTCGGTCACCGAGCTCGAGGAAGACGTCCTGCTCCTCGCCGATCTGCTGACGCGCGCCCGCATCGAGGACGCCGCGGCGATCGCGCGCGAGCTCGAGTCGCTGCGCCGCGAGATCGCCTCGCTGCTGCGCGAGCTCCAGCGCGCCGACACCCCCGAGGCGCGCGCTGCGTTGCTCGCGGCGATCGCGCGCGCCCAGCAGCGCCTCGAGGATCTGCGCGCCCGGATGTCGCGGCTCGGCACCGCGGTGCCCCAGGAGTTCGCGAACGCGCAGGAGGCCGAGGCCCGCGAGACCCAGCAGGCGCTCGAGCAGCTGCGCGAGTCGGTGGAGCGCGGCGATCTCGACGCCGCGAGCCAGGCGCTCACCCGCCTCGAGCAGGAGATCGACGCCCTCGCCCGCGCGCTCGGCGCGAGCGAGGAGAGCTTCGCCGAGGAGCGCTTCGGGCCGCGCGATCAGGCGCTCGCCGACGCGCTCGATCGCCTCCACGGCCTCGAGGGCGAGCAGCGCGAGCTCGCGCGCCGCACCACCGACGTGCGCGGCTCCGCGGCCCGTCGCGCCCTCGAAGCAGCGGGCGCGCGCGGCGAAGAGGCGGCCCGCCGACTCGCGGGACGCGCGCGCGAGGTGCGCGAGGCGCTCTCGCCGATCGACCGCGAGCGCCTCACCTCGCTCGAGCGCGACTCGTTCGACGCGATCCAGCAGCGCATCCGCGACGCCGAGGACGCGCTCTCCACCGGCGATCTCGGCGAGGCGAGCCGTATGGTCGCGAGCGCCGAGGAGCAGCTCGGCGATCTCTCCCGCGACCTCGCGCTCGACGCGATGATGTTCCCCGGGCACGAGGGACAGACCGCCCGCGCCGCGCAGGCCGCGCAGCAAGCGGAGCGACGCCTCTCGGAGCTGCGCGCGTCGCTCGACGAGGCGCTGCCCGACCTCGGCGATCACCTCGGCGACGGTGAGCGCGGACAGCTCTCGGGCGATGCGCCCCGCCAGCGCACCGCGCGCGGCGCGGCGGGCGATCTCGCGGAGGCGTTCGAGGCAGGCCCCGACGGTCAGCCGCTCTCGCCCGACGCCGCCGAGCAGCTCGGCGAGATCGCGCGCCTCATGGAGGAAGGCGCGCGCGGGCTCGATCGCGGCGATCCCGCGACCGCGTCGCGCGCCCAGGAAGAAGCGGCGCGTCGCCTCACCGAGCTCCGCGAGCAGATCGAGCAGGACATGCAGCGCTCGAGCGGCGGCGGTGGAGGCGGCGACGACGGAAGCGCGGCCCCCGATTTCCGCCGCCGCGTGCAGATCCACGATCCGAATCAGTTCGAGGGGCCCATGGATCTCCGGAGGCGTCTCCTGGATGCCATGCACGAGTCGCCGCCCCAGGGATACGAGGAGTCGGTGCAGCGCTACTACGAAGGGCTCCTGCGATGA
- a CDS encoding peptidase MA family metallohydrolase → MRLRALAIAISLSALVPTLAHALPPGDDGARLRDAAIAIDEVRIEQAEPLITALATSYPDDPDVRWERAMLRFVRGDYAGAARDGAASVVRATHLRSPEERVEIYRLMWATREVTRRQVEQRSEDGRYVVRFSPGPDRVLAEYAIETMRAADEAMQRELGVRVPGPIRVEIYPTAATLSEVSSLSVEEIERTGTIALCKWDRLMITSPRALVRGYPWADTLGHEFVHMVLSRASRDRAPVWMQEGVARFLERTWRGGEPAVRLDPASDFLLRRAVQNDQLLSFDRLHPSIAMLPSAEDAALAFAQVSTFVERFRRVHGRDGLRRVVQLVADGTDARAAFAEVADTGWDELERAWRAELRERPDAEGPAPALARPVFRHGEAEVDDTQEVRVETARRHLRIGDLLWSRQRPLAASHEYGRAWENAEGDPIVGSRLARASLAGGAPDRAIAVLGPLTERWPDHEPLWAVLGSAHLARGEHEQARAASLEALRLNPFDPQPHCDLAQVATSESERARENGMCRDLQGSR, encoded by the coding sequence ATGAGGCTCCGTGCCCTCGCGATCGCGATCTCGCTGTCGGCGCTCGTGCCCACGCTGGCGCACGCGCTCCCGCCCGGCGACGACGGCGCGCGGCTGCGCGATGCCGCGATCGCGATCGACGAGGTGCGCATCGAGCAGGCCGAGCCCCTCATCACGGCCCTCGCCACGAGCTATCCCGACGATCCCGACGTGCGCTGGGAGCGCGCGATGCTGCGCTTCGTCCGCGGCGACTACGCGGGCGCGGCGCGCGACGGCGCGGCCTCGGTGGTGCGCGCGACGCACCTGCGATCGCCCGAGGAGCGCGTCGAGATCTACCGCCTCATGTGGGCGACCCGCGAGGTCACCCGGCGCCAGGTCGAGCAGCGCTCCGAGGACGGCCGCTACGTCGTGCGCTTCAGCCCGGGCCCCGATCGCGTGCTCGCCGAGTACGCCATCGAGACCATGCGCGCCGCCGACGAGGCGATGCAGCGCGAGCTCGGCGTGCGGGTCCCTGGTCCGATCCGCGTCGAGATCTACCCGACCGCCGCGACCCTCTCCGAGGTGTCGAGCCTCTCGGTCGAGGAGATCGAGCGCACCGGCACCATCGCGCTCTGCAAGTGGGACCGCCTGATGATCACCAGCCCGCGCGCGCTGGTGCGCGGCTATCCGTGGGCCGACACCCTGGGCCACGAGTTCGTGCACATGGTGCTCTCGCGCGCGTCGCGCGATCGCGCGCCGGTGTGGATGCAGGAGGGCGTCGCGCGCTTCCTCGAGCGCACGTGGCGCGGCGGCGAGCCCGCGGTGCGGCTCGATCCCGCGAGCGACTTCCTGCTGCGCCGCGCGGTGCAGAACGATCAGCTCCTCTCGTTCGATCGACTGCACCCGTCGATCGCGATGCTCCCGAGCGCCGAGGACGCCGCGCTCGCGTTCGCGCAGGTCTCGACCTTCGTGGAGCGCTTCCGCCGGGTGCACGGGCGCGACGGGTTGCGGCGCGTCGTGCAGCTGGTGGCCGACGGGACCGACGCGCGCGCCGCGTTCGCCGAGGTCGCGGACACCGGCTGGGACGAGCTCGAGCGCGCATGGCGCGCCGAGCTGCGCGAGCGCCCCGACGCCGAAGGACCGGCGCCCGCGCTCGCGCGACCGGTGTTCCGCCACGGCGAGGCCGAGGTCGACGACACCCAGGAGGTGCGGGTCGAGACCGCGCGCCGTCACCTCCGCATCGGCGATCTCCTGTGGTCGCGCCAGCGCCCGCTCGCCGCGTCGCACGAGTACGGCCGCGCGTGGGAGAACGCCGAGGGCGATCCCATCGTCGGCAGCCGCCTCGCCCGCGCCTCGCTCGCCGGCGGCGCGCCCGACCGCGCGATCGCGGTCCTCGGTCCGCTCACCGAGCGCTGGCCCGATCACGAGCCCCTCTGGGCCGTGCTCGGCTCGGCGCACCTCGCGCGCGGAGAGCACGAGCAGGCGCGCGCCGCGAGCCTCGAGGCCCTGCGCCTCAACCCGTTCGATCCCCAGCCGCACTGCGATCTCGCGCAGGTCGCGACCAGCGAGAGCGAGCGGGCGCGCGAGAACGGAATGTGCCGCGACCTGCAGGGGTCGCGGTAA